The DNA window AAGctaggggatagttatgaatcactggtgctgattgctattggctaaaactaccATTgtatgtgacctcacttcctgtggagggtgttttaaatccagaccccttcttcttcttgctcttctttgtctgtacctgtaccttttaacacctcattggagagagggggtggggaggcctgtggacaggtcTTTGGGTCAtatgcctcccctctccctctctcaagccaataaacccttgcatttctgaattccaactattgcactggatctggtcttaaatattaattagtagtaaaacctagacactatcacacagacacacacagacacacacagacacacacacacacacacagacacacacacacacacacacacacacacacacacacacacacacacacactacattcaaatcacgagcacacacacacacacacacacacacacacacacacacacacacacacacacacacacgcacacacacacacacacacacacacacacacacacctactgaagTACAAACATCCAGGATACATCAGGATAAAGAAAGTAATGCAAAagaaatgcttgtgtgtgtgtgtgtgtgtgtgtgtgtgtgtgtgtgtgtgtgtgtgtgtgtgtgtgtgtgtgtgtgtgtgtgcgtgtgtgtgtgtgcgtgcgtgtgtgtgcgtgtgtgtgtgtgtgtgtgtgtgtgtgtatgtgtgtgtgtgtgtgtgtgtgtgtgtgtgtgtgtgtgtgtgtgtgtgtgtgtatttgtgtgatgaCACATGAAATGTGGGCTCTactctgtgtgtttctgcgtgagAGGGCTCACATCATGTAAGGTGGCATGTAAACTATGATTTATTGATGACAGTTAATCATTTCACAATACTACTGGACTACGTTTGGGAAATTTTTAACAACTTAATAATTATGATTTTAATCCCAACTACAGATTCCCATCAGCTGACATTGGATCCCAACACGGCTCATAATCAGCTGAAGCTGTCTGAGGGAAACAGAGTTGCAGAAAGGGTTAATGAGagtcagtcatatcctgatcatccagacagatttagtGATGTGACACAGGTGATGTGTTCAGAGGCTACATCTACcaggtgctactgggaggttgagtggtctGGATATGTGTCTatagctgtttcatacaaggggcTGAAGAGGAAAGGAAGTAATAATGATGTTCAGCTTGGCTGCAATACAAACTCCTGGGCATTGCGTCACCATTCATCTAAGTTCACATTCTTCCATAATAATAAACAAACTGATCTCCCTCATGCTCAGATCTCCTCTagagtaggagtgtatgtggatcacagggcaggaactctgagctTCTACAGTGTCTCTGCTGACACTATGACTCTGCTGCACAAAGTAGAGACCACATTCACTGAGCCACTATATCCTGCCTTTTGGCTCCACTGTGGTGGCAACAAAATCAAATTGTGTCAGTGATaagaagatgcctgaagaagatctatgatcgaaacgttgctccaaataaattaagtcttttgcaagcagtgtgcagatcctttcccaatCCTATatgacagttttttttatttggcacctgctgatgcttttctgctggatgtacgcgctttccactacactctgtcAGTGATAACAAACCAGCACAAGAACACATTCATATGCTAAAACATAAATGTATATTGTGAACCGATTTAGAATTCCCACTCTTTGCAATATTCAGTTTATATGAGAGCAGTTTTCAGTGATTACATGATCTTGCCCTGTTGAAATATTGTGAGGGCTGATAGTGaaacttttttgtttatttgtttgcttgtagAATTGCATGTAGAATGGGTGTTCAGTATCTACTTCCAAGATATATTGTCTGCCAGGCCCTCCAGTGTCAATAGCGAGGTCATCACCCAGTGCTGTCATGCTCTCAGTATACTGGTGTCAGCTGCTGTCATTGGGTCGTCCCTGACCAATTAAGAGTGGAGATTGTCCACATTCCAGGTAAAGATGCAGGGTAAAGGCTGACAGAAGTCCTGGAATGAGTAGTAAACACACAAAGGCCTGTGTATTATTATGATTTccattccatggcaggattacgtttcgaccattgagaatctgatgaagataaTGGTCTAAATGTAGTCGTCCCTAACCAGGTCATATTCAGTTCATCCTGGCTGTAGATGTAATGTGGGGTCTTCCTGGTTACTAATGTGGTGCATACTTTACTGTTCATCTACAGGTGGTGGCTAATGGATGTTTATATAACACTGTCTGTAAACATTAATATATGGTACATTCTTCATCTTCCAAGTGTTTTTTGTTCTTGAACAACAATGAGTATATACCTAAACACTTTGATTGGATTTATATGAAATaattaatgtaataataatgcaataataaAGTATATAATTGAATGATCTTGGCTGTCCCACCTCCATCATTCACTTAAAGAAAACAAGAGCACTGCATTGCAAGATCCTGGCCAATTGCATTAGATATTGACTTTGGCATTTAAAAGCAACATAAAACCTGCTTTGAAAATGTACAGATTACATACCAGAGAAtgacatagcctgataaaccagcctaaatgtgagactggatgtgtaatttaaaaaatgtctgcgtctagcgggtggcgctggtttactaggctagagaTGACAGACTGCTCTGTTTTGGTTACCACAGATCCACAGCCCCCACTGCTGTCCATCTCATGTAAATACACCAAGACTGACAGCTGACTGGTGCTGCCATGTGTCACAGTAAATATTTCCTTTGCAATCCTGGAGGAAAAATAATAAAGTGCATTTCCCTCAGCAAACCATCATTGATTTTAGATGGAAATTCACCTCTTCTATGATTTAACCATACAGGACATAGACAAGTATTTATGCTCCACCACCAACTGGTTTGTTCACTTTGCCACATCCCGCACTACATTCTAGTCCACACACATGACAATTATTAACTTCCTCATATATCGTCACCTGGAATACAAACTCATTTCCTGTTCTGTTTGTCTTCTGAATGGCTCTACACGGTGGATAATCCTgctgtttctttctctcatcaCCAGGATAGCGGTCAGATTGAATTCAATTTATTGAACTTTCAGTATACtgttagcctggaaaaccagcgccaactgctggacggcaaaatgttttgccatccaatccatttaggctggtttatcaggctagtataCTGTAATAATATTGATACTCTTGGGCATCTCCATTCTCCAGACTGCATGAAAGTCAGAGCACATCGAAGTGAAGAATTTGACTGTCCACAGTGTGTGAACAAACCTGCTCTGCAATGGACACCAAGGACGCGGTGAGACCCAGGAAAGCATTTCATCCCCCTGTAGCTGCAGAGGAGCTCTCCTCTCAACCAGGATGTGGACAAGTCTGTCTCAGAGGAAGGAGAAGCAACATGTGTGATCAAATCAGCAGACTCTGTATGGCAGACTCAGACCAGCCTCTCCCCACTGAAGTGTTGCAGATCTCTGCCAAAAGGATGGCAAGGGAAGATTTCCTACACTGTGAGTGCAGGTgtagatacatgcacacatgcactcaagcgCACGCCTGCACGTgcggacacaaaaacacacacacacacacacacacacacacacacacacacacacacacacacacacacacacacacacacacacacacacagagagagagagagagagagagagagagagagagagagagagagagagagagagagagagagagagagagagagagagagaaactggccTGCTGTACCACACCAGTAAAAATGCAAAAATTGAATTTAAAAATATTAAGTTGGTTATGCATCATATGTGTGAAGAAATGTAAAATGTTTGCTATGAAAATGTATTcatctacatgtacagtatatctattTGTGAAAATAATCATCTCCTTTATAGATTCCTATCATTTTACCGTAGACCCCAAcacataatgcgctatagatatgggcttcatagtaAAATGTTTGCTATAAATTTACCCCAACACAGCCAACAGATGTCTATTGTATGTCAGAGAGTAACAGGGAGGTGGCAAATCATGAGGTGGGCCAGCCGTGTCCCGATCACCCAGAGAGGTTCCAGAGGCACCACCAAGTGCTCTGCAGAGAAGAGACACCTGCAGTCTGCTACTGGGAAGTCCAGTGGACATCATTCATATACATAGCAGTGGCCTACAAAGACATCAGCAGGACAGGATGGGGAATGGACGCCTGGCTTGGACACAATCACCAGTCTTGGAGTCTGAGCTGTTCTCCTGCAAAGTTCACCTTCCTGCACGGCAATGAAGAGACTGACATTGTTCTGGAACTGAGCACCTCCAGATTAGGAGTGTATGTGAATCACAAAGCAGGAGCTCTGTCCTTCTTCAATGTCTCCAATGATGAACTGGCCCTGCTGCACAAAGTTCAGACCACTTTCACTCAGGCCCCTTTATCCAGGGTCTTCATACACGCTCTAAAATAAAGTTAAGCTAATAGAGGAAATCTTTGATTTAAGATACAATGTTAATTAATGTCTCACTGccttttatttaattcattttaaaTTTAGTTGATTAAATCTATTTATTTCTGCCGTCAGGaaagatgaaataaaaaaaacaaatctcttAATAATATATGATGTATGCTAGAGATGTCTTGTTGTCAGATCACATATCAGATCCATAATAAAAACATACAGgctgcatacagtatagtatgatGGAGTTACTATAGGGGTTTGGGTGGTGTGCTGATCCTCAAGCAGAGAGCACACGTTTGCTACCTTGGAAGCTCAGATTCAAACCCGGAATGGGTGAATATCCTCCTCTTCACTAGCCTACTATATTTTTACAATgtgcagtgcacgcacgcacgtacacacgaatgcacacagacatacacacaaacacacacacatacacacaccttcacacacacacacacacacacacacacacacacacacacacacacacacacacacacacacacacacacacaccaaaagcaagaaaatatgtacagtatattgctcTCATCAATTAGGCCCTCAGACATGCAAAGACTCTTCCTCCTCAGTAGATCACAATAACGGTATAGCAATAATTAGGGATGAAATATGAATAAGTTGGAGACGATAGGCCGAACAAAATATCCAACTTATTCACATTTCATCTGTAATTTAGAATAGCGTTGTACATCAATTACTCATACTGTACTTCTGTGACTGAGGCAAACAAAGTTTGGGCATTGAGAGGTTTATTGCAAGCTCActcctgccctctgctgttcagatGTAAAATAACTGTCTCCAGAGGTGAAGTcgagtcaaagtcaagtcaaatctcAAATCTAGTCCCAAATGAGGACAAAATGGTCCAATCCAGTTAAGAAAAAATATGTTGCCCCTCAAAAAACAGAAACAGCTCTCATGAAGCATTTCATTACAAATCTACATTACACATTCCATAGTGCAAGATGACAAATTCATTTTGCAAACTAAGTAACCAAGCAATGTTATAAATGCCTGAATCGGTAGGGACATATTACAACAGCTCTAagttctcttctgtcctctctgtgTGTTGCTATGTTACTGGCTCCAGAGGCCACTCCCCCTGCTTAGGGCACGGTATTACACAGAAACGAAACTCAGCTCTGCTTCCTGCTCTGCCTGCTTTGCTGCTCTGTGGGAGAGACAGAACGTAAcccagagagggaaaaagagtgcAAGACGAGAGAAAGATAACAGTGCAAACATGGCAGAGGCCAATGTGTTTTTAGCTCAGGATCAGTTCACTTGTGCAATCTGTTTGGATCTACTAAAGGATCCTGTTGGAATTccctgtggacacagtttctgtatggattgtatctcaggctgctgggatcaagaggatccaaagggagtctacagctgcccacagtgcagacagacttttactccaaggccagttctgggcagaaacacaatgctggctgaagtggtggagaagctgaagcttctgggactccagtctgctcctgctgcccactgctatgctggacctggagatgtggagtgtgacgtctgctctgggagaaagcggaaggctgtcaagtcctgtctgatGTGTCTGTCCTCTTACTGCGAAACTCACTTCAGAGTTCACAACGATCTAAACCCAGGGAA is part of the Engraulis encrasicolus isolate BLACKSEA-1 chromosome 9, IST_EnEncr_1.0, whole genome shotgun sequence genome and encodes:
- the LOC134455447 gene encoding stonustoxin subunit beta-like, producing the protein MLHCPSWPGQECSALLCFFPTGEQISIFRPSEPVTREDFLKYSHQLTLDPNTAHNQLKLSEGNRVAERVNESQSYPDHPDRFSDVTQVMCSEATSTRCYWEVEWSGYVSIAVSYKGLKRKGSNNDVQLGCNTNSWALRHHSSKFTFFHNNKQTDLPHAQISSRVGVYVDHRAGTLSFYSVSADTMTLLHKVETTFTEPLYPAFWLHCGGNKIKLCQ